The Sedimentisphaera salicampi genome includes a region encoding these proteins:
- a CDS encoding type II secretion system protein, which translates to MSFLRTKKTRPTFGFTLIELLVVISIIALLMAILMPALGKARKQARYTVCASNQRSIVTATLTYAANNDHSFMKNQLYYRGEWIDYTIPYEWSVTLVDRLLPYIGEDKDVISCPGNNSIYQKPVRPVWDQSGEQRMWATSLLYLPGLYDPQDPEGWNDRNPKAALPKVEKNDSDALITTDWNIYNANEGWGNVNHAEGGSKFGSIETSSGDYRLEDILRAIEGANRGYIDGHVERVDPEVMGTDNKPVMSDEGRKGHYSHSSGNSRPYFW; encoded by the coding sequence ATGTCATTTCTTCGCACAAAAAAAACTCGCCCTACATTTGGGTTCACCCTCATCGAACTGTTGGTTGTAATTTCGATTATCGCTTTGCTTATGGCTATTCTCATGCCGGCATTAGGCAAGGCGAGGAAGCAGGCACGCTATACAGTTTGTGCTTCAAACCAGCGGTCTATCGTTACTGCCACGCTCACATACGCAGCAAACAACGACCACAGCTTTATGAAAAACCAGCTGTACTACAGAGGTGAGTGGATAGATTATACCATCCCGTATGAATGGTCTGTGACGCTTGTTGACAGGCTTCTGCCCTACATTGGGGAAGACAAGGATGTTATCAGCTGTCCGGGGAACAACTCGATCTACCAGAAGCCAGTTCGACCTGTATGGGATCAAAGCGGAGAGCAGAGGATGTGGGCTACAAGCCTTCTGTATCTGCCCGGCCTTTACGACCCGCAGGACCCGGAAGGCTGGAACGACAGGAACCCTAAGGCTGCTCTGCCGAAAGTGGAAAAGAACGATTCAGACGCTCTTATAACTACGGACTGGAACATCTACAACGCAAATGAAGGCTGGGGTAATGTAAATCATGCCGAAGGCGGGAGCAAGTTCGGCTCTATAGAAACTTCAAGCGGCGATTATAGGCTCGAAGATATCTTGAGGGCAATCGAAGGCGCCAACCGCGGGTATATTGATGGTCATGTCGAGAGGGTTGACCCGGAAGTAATGGGCACAGACAACAAACCTGTAATGAGCGATGAAGGAAGAAAAGGACACTACTCCCATTCATCAGGGAACAGCCGTCCGTATTTCTGGTAA
- a CDS encoding type II secretion system protein has translation MPFISTKNTRPTFGFTLIELLVVISIIALLMAILMPALSKARKQARYTVCASNQRSIVTATLTYAANNDHSFMKNQLYYRGEWIDYTIPYEWSVTLVDRLLPYIGEDKDVISCPGNNSIYQKPVRPVWDQSGEQRMWATSLLYLPGLYDPQDPEGWNDRNPKAALPKVEKNDSDALITADWNIFNKQEGWGNVNHAEGGSKFGSIETSSGNYRLEDILDAMEGGNRGYVDGHVEKVDPEVMGKNDMPVTSEEGRDGHYSHASGNSRPYFW, from the coding sequence ATGCCATTTATTAGCACAAAAAACACTCGCCCTACATTTGGGTTCACTCTGATCGAACTGTTGGTTGTAATTTCGATTATCGCGCTGCTTATGGCAATCCTTATGCCGGCCTTGTCCAAGGCCAGAAAACAGGCACGCTACACAGTATGCGCATCAAACCAGCGGTCTATCGTTACTGCCACGCTCACATACGCAGCAAACAACGACCACAGCTTTATGAAAAACCAGCTGTACTACAGAGGTGAGTGGATAGATTATACCATCCCGTATGAATGGTCTGTGACGCTTGTTGACAGGCTTCTGCCCTACATTGGGGAAGACAAGGATGTTATCAGCTGTCCGGGGAACAACTCGATCTACCAGAAGCCAGTTCGACCTGTATGGGATCAAAGCGGAGAGCAGAGGATGTGGGCTACAAGCCTTCTGTATCTGCCCGGCCTTTACGACCCGCAGGACCCGGAAGGCTGGAACGACAGGAACCCTAAGGCTGCTCTGCCGAAAGTGGAAAAGAACGATTCAGACGCCCTTATCACAGCAGACTGGAACATCTTCAACAAGCAGGAAGGCTGGGGGAATGTCAACCACGCCGAAGGCGGGAGCAAGTTCGGCTCTATCGAGACATCAAGCGGAAATTACAGACTGGAAGATATACTTGATGCTATGGAAGGCGGAAACCGAGGGTATGTCGACGGGCATGTTGAGAAGGTTGACCCGGAGGTTATGGGTAAAAACGATATGCCGGTAACGAGCGAGGAAGGCCGTGACGGACATTATTCCCATGCATCCGGAAACAGCCGTCCTTATTTCTGGTGA
- a CDS encoding glutamate synthase-related protein — protein MIQWPKSNDALGTVNRGNPCESGLCTLCLSSCKGKCETWMSSLVGRKLLYPREFGNITSGSANVTSLGLGYHSLRIQGYAYGSRGLAEGLTKDPDDCIFPNVNIETEFGNEITTKCRLPIMTGALGSTFIAAKYWDSFAVGAALCGFPIVIGENVVGVDRKSDYSDGRIRSAPELERRIDTFLRYYDGYGAVIVQMNVEDTRNGVAEYIAEKYGDKVILELKWGQGAKDIGGEIQVKDIEYAKFLKDRGYVVDPNPYDPVVEASYNDGSLRSFARHSRLGATDIDSVEGVSKGFMDKVEYLRKLGFKRISLKTGAYGMEALALSIKLASEAKLDLLTIDGAGGGTGMSPWNMMDHWGIPSLSLHAKAYEYCKILEAQGMKVPDISFAGGFAREDHLFKAIALGAPFTKLVCMGRAPMIPGYLGSNIEGVFYPEKKKQLNGHWDELPKNVKDIGTKPEEIFAGWEAVKDKVGANEMKNIPFGAIAMQGYADKLGCGLQQFMAGARKFNISEIDRDDLMAANKETADETGIKFMSEAQDDAAKTILKG, from the coding sequence ATGATTCAATGGCCAAAATCTAATGACGCACTGGGCACCGTAAACCGCGGCAACCCGTGCGAGTCGGGTCTATGTACTCTGTGTCTGTCTTCATGCAAAGGCAAATGCGAAACCTGGATGTCTTCTCTGGTTGGCAGGAAACTGCTTTACCCAAGGGAATTCGGAAATATCACATCAGGTTCAGCAAATGTAACCAGCCTCGGGCTGGGCTATCATTCCCTTCGGATTCAGGGGTATGCATACGGTTCAAGGGGACTTGCAGAAGGGCTCACCAAAGATCCTGACGACTGCATCTTCCCGAATGTAAACATCGAAACCGAGTTCGGCAATGAAATAACGACCAAATGCCGCCTGCCTATTATGACAGGTGCTCTTGGCTCAACATTTATCGCCGCAAAATACTGGGACTCATTTGCTGTGGGCGCTGCTCTCTGCGGATTTCCAATTGTTATCGGCGAGAACGTTGTAGGCGTTGACAGAAAATCAGACTACTCAGACGGACGCATCAGATCAGCCCCCGAGCTTGAAAGACGAATTGACACATTCCTGCGATACTACGACGGCTACGGCGCTGTTATCGTTCAGATGAATGTAGAAGACACCAGAAACGGCGTAGCCGAATACATCGCTGAGAAATACGGCGACAAAGTGATCCTTGAGCTCAAATGGGGACAGGGCGCAAAGGATATTGGCGGTGAGATTCAGGTGAAAGACATTGAATACGCCAAGTTCCTCAAAGACAGGGGCTATGTTGTAGATCCGAATCCGTACGACCCTGTTGTAGAGGCTTCTTACAACGACGGGTCTCTGCGTTCTTTCGCAAGGCACAGCCGCCTCGGAGCTACAGATATCGATTCAGTTGAAGGCGTTAGCAAGGGCTTTATGGATAAGGTTGAATACCTCCGCAAGCTCGGCTTCAAGAGAATCTCACTTAAGACAGGCGCTTACGGAATGGAAGCTCTGGCTCTGAGCATCAAGCTCGCATCAGAAGCCAAGCTCGATCTTCTTACGATCGACGGCGCAGGCGGGGGTACCGGTATGAGCCCGTGGAATATGATGGACCACTGGGGCATCCCGTCTCTGAGTCTGCATGCCAAGGCATACGAATACTGCAAGATCCTCGAAGCACAGGGTATGAAGGTGCCGGATATATCATTTGCCGGCGGATTTGCAAGAGAAGACCACCTCTTCAAGGCAATCGCTCTGGGCGCTCCGTTTACCAAGCTGGTATGTATGGGGCGTGCTCCGATGATTCCCGGGTATCTGGGAAGCAATATCGAAGGCGTTTTCTATCCCGAGAAGAAGAAGCAGCTCAACGGCCACTGGGACGAACTGCCTAAGAATGTAAAAGACATCGGAACAAAACCTGAAGAGATTTTTGCCGGCTGGGAAGCCGTTAAGGACAAAGTGGGTGCGAATGAGATGAAGAATATTCCATTCGGCGCTATCGCTATGCAGGGATATGCAGACAAACTCGGCTGCGGCCTTCAGCAGTTTATGGCAGGTGCGAGGAAGTTTAACATCAGCGAGATAGACCGCGACGACCTTATGGCAGCCAACAAGGAAACAGCAGACGAAACAGGCATCAAGTTTATGAGCGAAGCTCAGGACGATGCAGCGAAGACCATCCTCAAGGGCTGA
- a CDS encoding ROK family protein, whose amino-acid sequence MRVYSGIDLGGTNVKVGLIDDNFRLLCKSSIETMPEKGPEDVFERVAEEHNRLASENGLQLDDICIAGMGLPGPANLSEGILINPPNLPGFENCPVRDIFSSKLGREVVIENDANAACWAEYECGKGEQSEDIAFVTLGTGVGGGIVCDGHLLHGFRESAGEVGHIIIYPDGRLCGCGQRGCAEAYASASNTAERAKEFVQAGVTSSLSAYDQITSEAVFTEAQKGDRLALSIVDETAKVLALLAINLQNAANPERVIFAGGMIQAGDFLLDKIKFYFDKYCWPSRKGETDLAFSTLGTESGMIGAAAVARRHFLA is encoded by the coding sequence ATGAGAGTTTATTCGGGAATAGATTTAGGCGGTACCAACGTGAAGGTTGGTTTAATTGATGATAATTTCAGGCTCCTCTGCAAGAGCTCTATCGAAACAATGCCGGAAAAAGGGCCGGAAGATGTTTTTGAAAGAGTTGCAGAAGAGCATAACAGGCTCGCCTCAGAAAACGGCTTGCAGCTTGATGATATCTGCATAGCAGGTATGGGGCTTCCCGGGCCTGCAAACCTGAGCGAAGGGATTCTGATAAATCCGCCTAACCTTCCCGGATTTGAAAACTGCCCTGTACGCGATATTTTCAGCAGCAAGCTCGGGCGTGAGGTGGTTATCGAAAACGACGCCAACGCCGCCTGCTGGGCGGAGTATGAATGCGGCAAGGGCGAACAAAGCGAAGATATAGCCTTCGTAACCCTCGGTACAGGCGTGGGCGGAGGGATTGTCTGCGACGGCCACCTCCTTCACGGATTCAGGGAAAGTGCAGGCGAAGTTGGCCATATCATAATCTATCCCGACGGCAGGCTCTGCGGCTGCGGACAAAGAGGCTGCGCTGAGGCGTATGCCTCTGCATCAAATACTGCCGAGCGGGCGAAGGAATTCGTTCAGGCAGGGGTAACCAGCTCGCTCTCGGCTTATGACCAGATCACCAGTGAGGCCGTTTTTACAGAAGCTCAAAAAGGCGACAGGCTTGCCCTGAGCATTGTGGACGAAACGGCGAAGGTGCTTGCTTTGCTCGCGATAAATCTGCAGAACGCTGCCAACCCCGAGAGGGTGATTTTTGCAGGCGGGATGATTCAAGCGGGCGATTTCCTGCTCGATAAAATCAAATTCTATTTCGATAAATATTGCTGGCCGAGCAGAAAAGGCGAAACAGACCTCGCCTTCTCAACCCTCGGAACAGAGTCTGGGATGATCGGAGCTGCTGCCGTTGCAAGACGCCATTTTCTGGCTTGA
- a CDS encoding sulfatase-like hydrolase/transferase has protein sequence MLSRRNFIKTAGAGVLAASIGGGNLFAEQSKKPNILMILIDDLGYSDVSCYGSESYHTPSVDKLAREGLSFSDAYAACPVCSPTRASILTGKHPARLHLTDWIPGHKHPHEKLQIPDWQKRLPDKEITIGEALKEIGYNTAWLGKWHQGGSAHPTEMGFDRGGENWSLNKKRTDKDPKGTVTLTRQCQDFIRDSKKQNKPFFACLSHYTVHTPVYGSSDTKEKYKKYFDRLEPRYQDRADYAAMVADMDKSVADMLRFLKHEDLEDTIVIFFSDNGGLFGKTHNYPLRAGKGTLYEGGIRVPLIFKWPGVTKAGEETKEIATSHDLYTTILSMAGINKVDRTLDGVDLCPLLKEGRPIDREAIYWHYPHYHKTKPASAIRKGDYKLIEYLEDGKKELYNLERDISEKNDLAEKMPEKTKELYEDLCRWRDEVGAQEMKPNPNYKPNKAKKKNVSL, from the coding sequence ATGTTATCACGGAGAAATTTTATTAAAACTGCTGGCGCAGGCGTATTAGCCGCTTCGATCGGAGGCGGAAATCTATTTGCAGAGCAGAGCAAAAAACCAAACATACTTATGATTCTAATTGATGATTTGGGCTACAGCGATGTTTCCTGCTACGGCAGCGAATCTTACCATACCCCGAGCGTTGACAAGCTCGCAAGGGAAGGGCTGAGCTTCAGCGATGCCTATGCAGCCTGCCCAGTATGCTCGCCTACAAGGGCAAGCATACTCACAGGCAAACACCCTGCAAGGCTTCATCTTACAGACTGGATACCCGGGCATAAACACCCCCACGAAAAGCTGCAAATTCCAGACTGGCAGAAACGCCTTCCCGACAAAGAGATAACCATCGGAGAAGCCCTCAAGGAAATTGGCTATAACACCGCTTGGCTTGGCAAATGGCATCAGGGCGGCAGTGCGCACCCTACAGAAATGGGATTCGACCGCGGCGGTGAAAACTGGAGCCTCAACAAGAAGAGAACAGACAAAGACCCCAAAGGCACAGTAACTCTCACCCGTCAGTGTCAGGACTTCATCCGAGACAGCAAAAAGCAAAACAAGCCGTTCTTTGCCTGCCTCTCGCACTACACTGTGCATACGCCGGTTTACGGCTCAAGCGATACTAAGGAGAAGTACAAAAAATACTTTGACCGTCTCGAGCCGAGGTATCAGGACAGAGCGGACTATGCTGCGATGGTGGCCGATATGGACAAGAGCGTTGCAGATATGCTAAGATTCCTGAAGCACGAAGACCTTGAGGATACAATCGTGATATTCTTCTCTGATAATGGCGGTCTTTTCGGCAAGACGCATAATTATCCCCTCCGTGCCGGCAAGGGAACGCTTTATGAAGGCGGAATACGCGTTCCGCTTATCTTCAAATGGCCTGGAGTAACAAAAGCCGGCGAGGAAACAAAAGAAATCGCAACGAGCCACGATTTATACACTACAATCCTTTCAATGGCGGGGATAAACAAAGTTGACAGAACACTCGACGGCGTTGACCTCTGCCCGCTTCTAAAGGAAGGCAGGCCTATTGACAGAGAGGCAATTTACTGGCATTACCCGCATTACCACAAAACCAAACCTGCAAGTGCAATAAGAAAGGGCGACTACAAGCTCATTGAATATCTCGAAGACGGCAAGAAAGAGCTCTACAACCTCGAAAGGGATATCTCCGAGAAGAACGACCTTGCAGAAAAGATGCCGGAGAAAACAAAAGAGCTCTACGAAGATCTCTGTCGCTGGCGGGATGAAGTGGGTGCGCAGGAAATGAAGCCCAACCCAAACTACAAACCAAATAAAGCGAAAAAGAAAAACGTTAGTCTTTAA
- a CDS encoding nitroreductase family protein translates to MQRKADKDINPVFLERWSPRAFSDEPITQEQILTILEAARWSPSCYNEQPWRFAVALSEEKKKAFVETLVKPNQAWAGGAAALIYIVYKKTYMQSGNPNEWAFFDAGASWMAMALQSQMMGISMHAMAGFKQQKAAELLGLSDDYAVAAAVAVGRKGDKTRLPEQIQAMEEPSGRMPAEDLLIDF, encoded by the coding sequence ATGCAGCGAAAAGCGGATAAAGATATAAATCCAGTATTTCTGGAGAGATGGTCGCCAAGGGCGTTCTCAGATGAACCTATAACTCAGGAGCAGATCCTCACTATCCTTGAGGCTGCAAGGTGGAGCCCGTCTTGCTATAATGAGCAGCCTTGGCGGTTTGCAGTTGCCCTGAGCGAGGAGAAAAAGAAGGCCTTTGTGGAAACTCTTGTAAAGCCAAATCAGGCATGGGCAGGCGGTGCGGCCGCTCTTATTTACATTGTCTATAAGAAAACATATATGCAAAGCGGAAACCCGAATGAATGGGCGTTTTTCGATGCGGGCGCAAGCTGGATGGCAATGGCTCTTCAGTCGCAGATGATGGGGATAAGTATGCACGCAATGGCTGGCTTCAAACAGCAGAAGGCAGCAGAGCTTCTTGGGCTAAGCGATGATTATGCAGTTGCTGCTGCGGTTGCAGTGGGGCGGAAAGGCGATAAAACAAGGCTTCCCGAGCAGATTCAGGCGATGGAAGAACCGTCCGGAAGAATGCCGGCTGAAGACTTGCTGATTGATTTTTAA
- a CDS encoding sigma-54-dependent transcriptional regulator produces MKDRGITVLIVDENSRRAERVGSLLEGLCERVYYAQSAEDAANVMNRVKAPLVLTDMMAGAEIDGFELIKGLKRQYRAARFVMLASSASIDACKQAIWLGAYDFLERPVTRESLEKLFEGLNKSFSLSAPDPIQAARSGQAGSDRSFYFEGVKSKSPAMRHIYKVISKAAPTNLSVLIEGESGTGKELTARAIHMNSNRAGNEFRPINCAGLNESLLESELFGHVKGAFTGAATDRKGLFEVGDKGTLFLDEIGDMPMSMQAKLLRVLEDGIIIPVGSNKPVRVDVRVVSATNCDLSKLVEQKKFREDLYFRIKGVSIVLPPLRSRQEDIPDLLYYFLEQACSELGVDTKDISKNCMDILLSYPWPGNIRELRNVVRTMALMSESDVIEPGDVPPEVNSMPKLSSPKPEAEPKLLAGQSLEEIEKQAIQSTLEMTEGNREKASSILGIGERTLYRKIKEYGLN; encoded by the coding sequence ATGAAAGACAGAGGCATAACAGTTCTTATAGTTGACGAAAACTCCAGACGCGCCGAACGCGTTGGAAGTCTTCTTGAGGGGCTCTGCGAAAGGGTTTACTACGCCCAGAGCGCAGAAGATGCGGCTAATGTGATGAACCGCGTGAAGGCTCCGCTGGTGCTTACGGATATGATGGCCGGGGCTGAGATAGACGGTTTTGAGCTTATCAAGGGGCTTAAGCGTCAATACAGGGCAGCGAGGTTTGTAATGCTTGCCTCATCTGCCTCAATTGATGCCTGCAAGCAGGCGATTTGGCTCGGTGCTTATGATTTTCTCGAAAGGCCAGTAACTCGTGAATCTCTCGAAAAGCTTTTTGAAGGGCTCAATAAGAGTTTCAGCCTCAGCGCGCCCGATCCAATTCAGGCCGCCCGATCCGGTCAGGCAGGTTCAGACCGCAGCTTTTATTTCGAGGGCGTAAAGAGCAAATCCCCCGCAATGCGGCATATTTACAAGGTGATAAGCAAGGCCGCCCCCACCAATCTCAGCGTTTTGATAGAGGGCGAATCGGGAACTGGGAAAGAGCTTACTGCCCGTGCTATACATATGAACTCAAACCGTGCGGGCAACGAATTCCGCCCAATAAACTGCGCTGGGCTGAATGAATCACTGCTAGAAAGCGAGCTTTTCGGCCATGTAAAAGGTGCTTTCACCGGCGCCGCCACAGACCGAAAGGGACTATTCGAGGTGGGCGATAAAGGCACTTTATTCCTCGATGAGATTGGCGATATGCCGATGAGTATGCAGGCAAAGCTCCTTCGCGTGCTTGAGGATGGGATAATCATTCCAGTCGGTTCGAACAAGCCTGTGAGAGTGGATGTAAGGGTAGTAAGCGCAACAAACTGCGACCTTTCCAAGCTCGTAGAGCAGAAAAAATTCAGGGAAGACCTCTACTTCAGGATCAAGGGGGTGAGCATTGTTTTGCCTCCGCTTCGTTCTAGGCAGGAAGACATCCCTGATTTATTGTATTATTTCCTCGAACAGGCCTGTTCTGAGCTGGGAGTGGATACCAAGGACATCTCGAAAAACTGTATGGATATACTTCTGAGCTACCCCTGGCCCGGAAATATAAGAGAGCTTAGAAACGTTGTTAGGACGATGGCTCTGATGAGCGAGTCGGACGTGATTGAGCCCGGGGATGTTCCGCCGGAGGTTAACTCAATGCCCAAGCTCAGCAGCCCCAAGCCCGAGGCAGAGCCGAAGCTGCTGGCAGGGCAGTCTCTTGAGGAGATTGAAAAGCAGGCAATCCAGAGCACTCTCGAAATGACCGAGGGCAACAGAGAAAAGGCCTCCAGTATCCTCGGCATAGGCGAGAGAACGCTTTACAGGAAGATAAAAGAGTACGGACTAAATTAG
- the recA gene encoding recombinase RecA, which produces MAKSKKNTKKEKQDEGNPNLQRTIEMIEKQYGAGAIMKMNESRHLNVRSVSSGSLSLDIALGGKGIPRGRVVEVFGPEASGKTTLALHMISEAQKEGGVAAFIDAEHALDTTWARKIGVDVSGLLVSQPETGEQALDIAELLVKSNSVDIIVVDSVAALVPEAEITGEMGDNHVGLQARLMSQAMRKLTGIMSKSKTILVFINQIRQKIGVMFGNPETTTGGNALKFYSSVRLDVRRIATLKDSGGEAYGNRTRVKVVKNKVAPPFRQTEFDILFTGGINWVGDIIDTAVNKDIISKSGAWLNYGDIKLGQGRDNAKQFMLENPEMIDEIKTKIISQEGLLEEDNEAEAVKEEETAE; this is translated from the coding sequence ATGGCTAAATCAAAGAAAAATACCAAGAAAGAAAAGCAGGATGAGGGTAATCCAAATCTGCAGCGCACAATAGAAATGATCGAAAAGCAGTACGGTGCGGGTGCGATTATGAAGATGAACGAATCTCGGCACCTTAACGTACGCAGCGTCAGCTCCGGTTCGCTTTCTCTGGATATCGCCCTTGGAGGAAAGGGGATTCCAAGAGGCAGAGTGGTAGAGGTGTTCGGTCCTGAGGCATCCGGAAAAACCACCCTCGCTCTGCATATGATCTCAGAAGCGCAGAAAGAAGGCGGTGTAGCGGCGTTTATTGATGCCGAACACGCTCTGGACACCACATGGGCGAGGAAGATTGGCGTTGATGTATCAGGGCTGCTGGTGAGTCAGCCGGAGACAGGCGAACAGGCTCTGGATATTGCAGAGCTTCTGGTGAAGAGCAACTCCGTTGATATTATCGTGGTGGACTCTGTGGCAGCGCTTGTGCCCGAGGCGGAGATCACAGGCGAGATGGGCGATAATCACGTTGGGCTTCAGGCAAGGCTTATGAGCCAGGCGATGAGAAAGCTTACAGGGATTATGAGCAAGAGCAAAACGATCCTCGTTTTCATCAACCAGATAAGGCAGAAAATCGGCGTTATGTTCGGGAATCCTGAAACCACCACCGGCGGGAACGCACTAAAATTTTACAGCTCTGTGAGACTTGATGTAAGGCGAATCGCCACGCTTAAAGACTCCGGCGGCGAGGCGTACGGAAACCGCACGAGGGTTAAGGTGGTGAAGAATAAGGTGGCCCCGCCATTCCGTCAGACAGAATTTGATATCCTGTTTACCGGCGGGATAAACTGGGTAGGCGATATTATAGATACTGCGGTGAATAAAGACATCATCTCAAAAAGCGGGGCATGGCTGAATTACGGCGACATAAAGCTCGGGCAAGGCAGAGACAATGCAAAGCAGTTTATGCTGGAGAACCCCGAGATGATTGACGAAATTAAAACCAAGATAATCTCGCAGGAAGGCCTCCTTGAAGAGGATAATGAGGCAGAGGCTGTTAAAGAAGAGGAGACTGCTGAATAA